AAGGTGTTGTGTTGGCACTTTTTTAACGCGTAAAGCTGCTTCGCAGCTTATGCGCTGCCGTCGTCTTTAACACCCTAAAATGCTCGGTGTTGAACATCAGTCCGTTCGACTTGCATGTGTTAGGCACGCCGCCAGCGTTCGTCCTGAGCCAGGATCAAACTCTCCAATAAATTTTATCTATTGGAGCCTGTCAAGGCTCGTTTTTACAAAACCGGAATTATTTGCGCTTCTTTTTCAGAAGCGCCGCACATCTGGCGTTTATTCTTACATTGTTCAGTTTTCAAGGAACACGGTGCGCCGCCATCAGGGCGACGACAGTTACTTATGTTAACACAACTTGTGCGCCGTGTCAATATCTTTTTGCTTGTTAATTTTTGTCGTCCGCCGCAGCGGCGACTTTTTTATATTAGCATGATACATTATGTTACGTCAAGAACTTTTTCAATATCTACAATAAATTGCTTGGGAATTTGATTGTAGCATATTTTGGATAGCCCGTCAATAATTTATGCGAATATTCTGTTGTATGGTAATGTTTACGAGCCACTCCCCTGAAGGCAACCTAAAAACGCTACTATGCCAGCTTTTTCTGGAATTTTATTATACTTGCCGTAAGAGCGGCAAATATGAACGCCGTCAACGCCGCGACCTGCGTCCAAAGAAAATGCAAACCTATGCCCTTCAAAATAATTCCCCGCATAATTTCCAAATAATATGTCAAGGGGATCAAGTTACTGAGCAAGCGAAAAAACTCCGGCATGGCCTCCCGGGGAAACATAAAGCCGGAGAGCAGAATGCTCGGCAGAAAGATGAAGAAAGACATTTGCATGGCCTGCATCTGGTTTGTAGCCATCGTTGAGATTAAAATGCCGAGCGCCAGCGACGCAACGATAAACAGCGAAGTGAGGCCATACAGCAATCCGATGCTGCCGCGCACCGGCAGGTCGAAAACCACGATGCCCACAGCCAAAGCAAGGGTAACTTGAGCATAGCCCACAAAAACATAGGGAATGATTTTGCCCAGCATGAGTTCGTGCGGCCGAAGGGGCGTAACAATGAGCTGTTCTAATGTCCCGCGTTCCCGCTCCCGCACGATGGCCATCGCCGTAATCATCACCATAGTCATGGTAAGAACAACGCCAAGTATTCCCGGCACCATATAAAAAGCCGAAACGAAGTCGGGATTGTACCAGGGGCGGATGCGGACGTCATATGGGCGAGCAGGTTTTTGGGCGCCGGCGCTCTGCAAACGTTTGATCAAAATTTCTTCTGACTTGAGCTGGCCAATTAACTGCGCCGTACTGATGGCCGAGGAAGCAGCCATCGAATCGGAGGCGTCGACAATGACCTGAACCGAAGCGCTGCGGCCGTGCTTAATGTTATCGCTAAAATCCGGAGGGATGATGATGCCGACTTTTGCTTTGCCCTGTTCGATCAGATCGTTCACTTCCTGGTAACTGCGCGCGACATACTTAATGTCGAAATAACCGCTTGCCGTAAATGCGGTTAACAAGTCACGGCCTTCTTGCTGCAGCGACTGATCGAAAACAACGGTGCCGAGGTGCTTGACGTCGGTGTTGATGGCAAAACCGAATACCAGCAGCTGGATAATCGGCAGCCCTACCATCATCGCAAACGTCAGGCGGTCCCGTTTCATTTGGATAAATTCTTTGATAAGCAGCGCCCTAAGTCGCCTCATGCCACCAACTCCTTGCGGTGCGATTTTACGTAATATACAAATACGTCTTCCAGCGAAGGCGGAATAATCGTATAGTTAAACCGGGCAAAATGTGGCAGATGCTCTTTATCGACCAGCAGGTGCACGGCCGTCCCATAGGGATAGCTGTCGATCACCGGCGCCTTGCTGGCGGCAATCGCTTCAAGCAGGGCCATAGGGTCTTCATGCGGTATTTCCAGGAGCAGTCCGGGAATGGTTTTTTTCAGATTATCGGGACTGTCATCGGCGATTAAGTTACCTTCAAAAATAAAGCCGATGGCGTCGCAATGTTCCGCTTCGTCCATAAAATGCGTCGTCACCATGATAGTAGTTCCTGCAGCCGCCAGGTTGTAAATAATGTCCCAGAACATGCGGCGGGATTTGGGGTCAACGCCGCCCGTCGGTTCGTCCAGAAACAGGATAGGCGGTTTGTGCAAAATGGCGCAGCCCAGCGCCAGGCGCTGCTTCCATCCGCCTGAGAGGTTGGCGGCCAGTTCGTTGCGCCGATCACGCAGGCCGGCCATATCCAGCATTTCGTCAATGCGCTGCCGGGCCAGCTTGGCCGGAAGACTGTACAGGCCGGCGTAAAAAGCCAGGTTTTCCTGCACGGTAAGATCGTCGTACAGGCTGAATTTTTGGGACATGTAACCAATGTGACTTTTAATCAGTTCCGCGTCCCGCTTTATATCAAGACCAAGGATCGAACCCGATCCTGCCGTCGGTTCAATGATGCCGCACAGCATGCGGATAGTGGTCGATTTGCCCGAACCGTTGGGGCCGAGGAAACCGTAAATTGTCCCTTGCCTTATTTTGAAACTGACCGCATTGACGGCGGTAAAATCGCCGAACTTACGCGTAAGCCGGTTGGCCGCGACCGCAATCATTTAATTCACCTCACCCGCCAGTTCCACAAATACATCTTCAAGCGTCGGCGGAATTTCCTTTAAGGATAAGATTTCTATGCCGGAGGCGTTAAGCCGCTCCCGCACAGCTAAAACGGCCTGCAGGGGATGATCAACGACGAGGTGGAATTTATCGCCAAAAGCGTTAATATCCCTCACCATATCCGCCAAATATGGTCTAAGGTTTTTGCGTGACGCCCTAAGTTCCAGTATTTTATAAGGATATTGCGCCCGCAGCTCAGCCGGAGAAGCACAGGAAACAATCCGGCCATTGTGCACGAACGCAACGCGGGTGCATAGCTCGGCTTCGTCCATATAGGGCGTGGAAACAAATATAGTCATACCTTCTTTGTTTAAGCGGTAGAGCATATGCCAGAACTCCCGCCGGGAAACCGGATCAACACCGGTAGTCGGTTCGTCCAGAAAAAACAATTTCGGCCGGTGGATCAAGCCGGCGGCGAGCGCTAATTTTTGCTTCATCCCGCCCGACAGGTTGTCGGCCAACCTGTCTTTAAACGGCAATAGCTTCGTGAAGGCTAACACTTCTGTCGCCAGTGTTTCAATTTCTTTATCAGTTCTGCCATATAAGGCGCCAATAATCCTAATATTCTCATAAACCGTGAGGTCGCCGTACAGGCTGAATTTTTGCGGGACATAGCCGATATCGCCTTTGACGGTTTCGATGTTGCCGCTGCCCAGAACGGTTATGGCGCCGGAATCAGGACGAAGAACACCGGTCAGCATCCTGATTATTGTTGTTTTCCCCGCTCCGTCCGGACCGACCAGACCAAAAATTTCCCCCTGGTTTACCCTGAGCGAAATATTATTAACCGCGACCGTAGCGCCGAACCTTTTTGCTACATTTTCCAGGCTGATCATTTGAGTATTACGTCGGCCGGCATCCCGGGCTTGAGCAGGCCTTCGGCATTATCGATCTTTACTTTTACGGCAAACACCATGTTGGCCCGTTCCCGCTGGGTTATGCTCTGGCGGGGGGTAAATTCGGCGTTCTGACCGATCTCTTTAATATGTCCGGTAAAGGTTCGGTCCGGATAGGCGTCAATTTTTACGGCGGCCGGCTGACCGACTTTGATCAGTCCTAATTGCGCCGAAGATACATAGATCTTTATCCAACAATCATTAAGGTCGGCGATGGTAGCAATGGGCGAACCGGGATTAACGTACTCACCGTTTTCAAAATTTTTGCTGAGAACCAGACCGGTAAGCGGGCTGGTCACAATAGTATCGGCAAGCATTGCCTTACTGGCGTCCAGGATAGCTTGGGCGCGGGTCACTTCCAGGCGCTGCGCTTCGATTACGTCCGGACGATAGCCTTCTTCCAGCAGGCTCTGGCGGGACTGGGCGGCAAGCAGCGAATTATAGGCCACGTCATAGGCAGACCGGGCCGCATCCAGTTGCTGGGCGGAAATAGCGCCGCTATTATACAGCGAAGTATACCGCTCCAGATCGGCCTTGGCTTTGGCGAACACCGACCGGGCGGATGCAAGGCTGGCGGCCGCCTCCTCAAGCTCCTGGCGGCGAGACCCTTTTTCCAGGTCGCTTAACTGGACCTGGGCTTTGACTAACGCGGCTTCATCCCGCAGCACCTGCGCTTCCAGGTCAGGACGGGAAATCCGGGCCACCGTATCGCCCGCTTTCACATAATCCCCGGCATTGATGCTAAGGCCGGCAAGGTAACCGCTTACTTTCGGCATGATGTCGACCCGTGTAACTTCGATGGTCCCAGTGGCCGTAATACCGTCTTCCTTTGCCGAAAAGAGCTTGTAGCCCGCCGCGGCGGTAAACAGCAGAAACACGACTGCGCCGGCAATGAGCCGTTTATTCATGTCTCTTCCTCCTTATCCCGTTAAGGTATACTTCAATTGCTTGTCGCCCGTATTCCCGGTCATGAGCGGTGTAGGGAGGCAATAGCTGACTGACAAGCGGTTGGGCCAGAAAGTAAAAATTAATAATACCGGCAAGGGATAACGCAGCATAACCCGGATTAATATCCGGGCGAAAATCGCCGGTTGCGACGCCTTCCTGAATTGCCTCCAGCAGAAACCGGTAGTTGCGCTCAATGTACTTTTTTACAATCGTTTCAAAGCAGGAGGAAGGGTTGGTAATTTCCCGCGTAGCCAAGCGGATAAGCCTGGGGTTCTCATGGTGAAGCTGCAATAAAAAATTGGCAAAGCGGATTATCCGCTCATGCGGCGGCAGGTTTTCGGCGGCAATGGCCGCTATGCCGTCCGCCATCCGGGAAAAGTGAGTCTCCAGCAATTCCCGGTAAAGCCCCTCCTTATTGCCAAAGTAATAAGCGATCAGGGCGCTGTTGACTCCCGCCGCTTTCGCCACTTCGCGAATCGAAACGGCGGCAAAGCCTTTTTCGGCAAATAGGGCCGTGGCAACTTCGATCAGTTTGGCAGGCGTAGCTTTTTCCATGCTCGGACAACCTCTTAATCAATCGATTAATTAAAATATATTACTTTTATGCGAAAATATCAATCTTTTTTTGCAATATCCCCTTGTGCATAAAAAAGCGCCAGCGTGCCTCTTAATGAAACCGCCAAAAACGCACCGTGCGCAAAAGGTCCGCCACTTTCGCTTCCGCTTA
This sequence is a window from Sporolituus thermophilus DSM 23256. Protein-coding genes within it:
- a CDS encoding ABC transporter ATP-binding protein yields the protein MIAVAANRLTRKFGDFTAVNAVSFKIRQGTIYGFLGPNGSGKSTTIRMLCGIIEPTAGSGSILGLDIKRDAELIKSHIGYMSQKFSLYDDLTVQENLAFYAGLYSLPAKLARQRIDEMLDMAGLRDRRNELAANLSGGWKQRLALGCAILHKPPILFLDEPTGGVDPKSRRMFWDIIYNLAAAGTTIMVTTHFMDEAEHCDAIGFIFEGNLIADDSPDNLKKTIPGLLLEIPHEDPMALLEAIAASKAPVIDSYPYGTAVHLLVDKEHLPHFARFNYTIIPPSLEDVFVYYVKSHRKELVA
- a CDS encoding ABC transporter ATP-binding protein, which encodes MISLENVAKRFGATVAVNNISLRVNQGEIFGLVGPDGAGKTTIIRMLTGVLRPDSGAITVLGSGNIETVKGDIGYVPQKFSLYGDLTVYENIRIIGALYGRTDKEIETLATEVLAFTKLLPFKDRLADNLSGGMKQKLALAAGLIHRPKLFFLDEPTTGVDPVSRREFWHMLYRLNKEGMTIFVSTPYMDEAELCTRVAFVHNGRIVSCASPAELRAQYPYKILELRASRKNLRPYLADMVRDINAFGDKFHLVVDHPLQAVLAVRERLNASGIEILSLKEIPPTLEDVFVELAGEVN
- a CDS encoding CerR family C-terminal domain-containing protein — protein: MEKATPAKLIEVATALFAEKGFAAVSIREVAKAAGVNSALIAYYFGNKEGLYRELLETHFSRMADGIAAIAAENLPPHERIIRFANFLLQLHHENPRLIRLATREITNPSSCFETIVKKYIERNYRFLLEAIQEGVATGDFRPDINPGYAALSLAGIINFYFLAQPLVSQLLPPYTAHDREYGRQAIEVYLNGIRRKRHE
- a CDS encoding ABC transporter permease, yielding MRRLRALLIKEFIQMKRDRLTFAMMVGLPIIQLLVFGFAINTDVKHLGTVVFDQSLQQEGRDLLTAFTASGYFDIKYVARSYQEVNDLIEQGKAKVGIIIPPDFSDNIKHGRSASVQVIVDASDSMAASSAISTAQLIGQLKSEEILIKRLQSAGAQKPARPYDVRIRPWYNPDFVSAFYMVPGILGVVLTMTMVMITAMAIVRERERGTLEQLIVTPLRPHELMLGKIIPYVFVGYAQVTLALAVGIVVFDLPVRGSIGLLYGLTSLFIVASLALGILISTMATNQMQAMQMSFFIFLPSILLSGFMFPREAMPEFFRLLSNLIPLTYYLEIMRGIILKGIGLHFLWTQVAALTAFIFAALTASIIKFQKKLA
- a CDS encoding HlyD family secretion protein encodes the protein MNKRLIAGAVVFLLFTAAAGYKLFSAKEDGITATGTIEVTRVDIMPKVSGYLAGLSINAGDYVKAGDTVARISRPDLEAQVLRDEAALVKAQVQLSDLEKGSRRQELEEAAASLASARSVFAKAKADLERYTSLYNSGAISAQQLDAARSAYDVAYNSLLAAQSRQSLLEEGYRPDVIEAQRLEVTRAQAILDASKAMLADTIVTSPLTGLVLSKNFENGEYVNPGSPIATIADLNDCWIKIYVSSAQLGLIKVGQPAAVKIDAYPDRTFTGHIKEIGQNAEFTPRQSITQRERANMVFAVKVKIDNAEGLLKPGMPADVILK